In Alkalispirillum mobile, the DNA window GAGCGGTCAGTCCAGCGCCTTGAGTGCGGCCTGGTAATCGGGTTCCTGTTTGATCTCAGGGACCAGCTCGGTATGGCATACCTTGCCGGATTCGTCGATTACCACCACGGCGCGGCAGGTGATGCCCGCGGTGGGACCGGTCTCCACCAGCACGCCGTAATCTTTGGCGAAGTGCCGGTCACGCATCATCGACAGGGTTTTCACATTGTCGATGCCTTCCGCCTGACAGAAGCGCTGCTGGGCAAAGGGCAGGTCCGCGGAGACATTGAGGACCACCAGGTCATCGCGCTTTTTCGCGGCCTCGTCGAAGGTCTTGGCCGAGGTGGCGCAGAGGCCGGTGTCCAGGCTGGGCGTGATGTTCAGGATGACCTTCTTGCCGCGGAAGTCGGCCAGGCCCACGTCCTTCAGGTTGACGTCGGTAAGGGTGAAGTCGGGGGCCATGCTCCCGACGGCCGGGAGGTCGCCGCAGGTCTGGATGGGGTCCCCTGCCAGGGTGATTGTCGCCATGGTCTTCTCCTTGCTGTTGGTCTGGTTGGTTTTGGAACGGTGTCAGGCCGGGGGCTCCAGTACCCCGGCCAGGGCGGAACGGTAGTGCTCGATGTCCGTCCGGTCGCGCATCTCGGTCGCGCAGACCAGCAGCGTGTCGCCCAGCTCCGGGTAGTCGCCCGCAAGATCATGGCCACCCAGAATGCCCTGTTGCTCCAGTGCCTGCAGCACCGGGGCCACGGGGCGGTCCAGACGCAGCACCGCCTCGTGGAAGCGCGGGCCGGACAATGCCTCGGTCACGCCGGGCAGGTCGGTGAGTGCCTCCACCAGGGCCTGGGTGTGGGCCAGGCAGCAATCGGCCACCCGCTCCAGGCCGTCGGGGCCGAGCAGCGCCAGGTGGATGGTGGCCGCGGTCGCCATCAGGCCCTGGTTGGTGCAAATGTTGGAGGTGGCGCGGCCGCGGCGGATGTGCTGCTCGCGGGCCTGCAGGGTCAGGGTGTAGCCGGTGCGCCCGTCCAGGTCGACGGTGCGGCCCACCAGCCGACCCGGCAGCTGGCGCAGGAGCGATCGCCTGCAGGTGAGAAAGCCGAAACCGGGGCCGCCGGAACTCATGGGGATGCCCAGCGGCTGGCCCTCGCCGCAGGCGAGGTCCGCCCCGTCCTCGGCCCATTCCCCCGGCGGAGCCAGGCGCGCGAGGGCGACCGGGTTGACCACGCCGATCACCAGGGCGCC includes these proteins:
- the tpx gene encoding thiol peroxidase, with amino-acid sequence MATITLAGDPIQTCGDLPAVGSMAPDFTLTDVNLKDVGLADFRGKKVILNITPSLDTGLCATSAKTFDEAAKKRDDLVVLNVSADLPFAQQRFCQAEGIDNVKTLSMMRDRHFAKDYGVLVETGPTAGITCRAVVVIDESGKVCHTELVPEIKQEPDYQAALKALD